Within Halobacterium jilantaiense, the genomic segment GTGTTCGTTGAGTCTGGAGAGTTGGATGTTGCGGATGTCTGCGGGCGTGATGCTGGTGGTGGTGGTGTACTGTTGGAGGCGTTGGGATTGGGTGCGCAGTCGGGCGGCGAGTTTGTCGTCGCTGACGAGGTACAGCAGTGCTTGGAGGGCGGCGAGGACGGCTTGGTTGAGTTGGTTGTCGGTGGTGTGTTCGTCGTAGTTGACGGCGAAGTCGGTTGTGACTGGCGACGGTCGTTGGAGTTGTTGCTGGACGTTGATGCGGCCTTTGACTTGGGTTTCGATGGTGTTTGTAGGGACGTAGTCGCGGTGGAGGCCTTCTGCGAAGACAGACTGGAGCTCAGCGTGAAACAGCGTGCCGATGGCGTCAAAGAACGACGACGCGCTCGTGAATTCGGTTTCCTCGTCGAGGGTGTCGACTGGTGTGTCGAAGGCGTATTGGAGTGCCCAGAGGAGGCGGGTGACCGTTGTTTTCGGGGTGACTTCGATGCGGAGGCCGCTCGGGAGTGTGAGGACACCGACGTGTGCGTCGCTGGAGAGCACGACTTGCCCGTCTCTTTGAAACGTGGCTGTGATGGGGGTCATCCCGAACCGCTCTTCCATCGTGTCGAGGAATTCGGCGTCCGCGTCCGAGACAGGGAATGGCTCCGTGTGGTCGTGTTCACCGAGTGAGAGTGGCGTTGTCGGTGGGTCAGTCCCGACTGCTGCGTCGTCGGTGATGGGTGGGCCGGTCCCGCCGAGAGGGGTGATGTTACTCATGCTCGGCGGCACGGTCGACGAACTTGCGGATGGCGGCGGCGAGTGCCTCGGCGTCGTCCATCGAGAGGTCGTCGACTGCGAGTTCGGGGCTCTCGGAGGATTCGGCCTCGACGTTCCAGTCGTGGGTGTACTCTGGGATTGATTCGAAGACGGTTGCGGCGTCGGCGACGAATTCCGGCGAGACGACTGCGTTTTCGTTCGAGGTGAGCCAGTCCCAGCGGAAACCGATTGTCCCGTCTTGTTCGAGTTTCACGATCCCCACGTTCGGGTTGACTCGGTCTGACTTCACCATCAGCTTCGCGTTCTGTTCGCCGCGACCTGGGTCAAGCTGTGCGACGTCTTCGCCGGCGTCCATGATGGTGTTGAATTTCGCTGCGTTGTCCTCGGTGAGTGTGTGCTGGATTCGCTCGCGGAACGTGTCCGGAGTTCGCTCGCCGTTCGCCCACGAATCATTGAGTCCGTCCTGCGAGGACGGTGCTGGCTCGTTCGTTGTGTCGGTTGGTGAGTGGGTGTCTTCAGCGAGCGGGACTGGGTCGTCGATCCCCGCAAGGGTGCAGAGGACGTCGTAGAGTTCTGTCGCTGTGAACGGTTGGATTCGTTCGGTGTCCCAGTCGAACCAGATGGACCCGGTATCGTCGAGGAGTTCCTGACGCAGCCGCTCCGTCTGGCCGAAGTAGTACTCCTCCAATTGCGGGAGGATGTCGTACCGCCACGCGTCAACGATGTCTGGGACGGAGTCATGCCCCATGAGGTACGTGTGGCCGAGCTGCTTTCCCTTCCCGAGCTGCGGGGCGTCTAAGATGCGAGTGTTGAGCTCCTCGACCGCGAGGATACTGGCTCCAAGGAGGCGGTCGCGGTCGGAAATCTTGGACGCGCGGTCGTGGACAAGAGCGGCAGCATCACGGTCGATGCTAGCGTCCGTAGCAAGGACGGTGTCGAGGTCCGGGGGGTAGTCGATGAAGCGGAAGCGGCGTCGAAGCGCGGTGTCGACCAGCGCAATCGATTGATCGGCCGTATTCATCGTCCCAATGAGGTAGAGGTTTGGCGGGAGCGTGAACGACTCCCCGGAGTGCGCGAGTTCGACCTCGTACGTCGTTCGTTTGTCCGCTTCGAGCAGAGTGATGACTTCCCCGAAGATTTGAGCGAGATTGCCGCGGTTGATCTCGTCGATGATAAGGACAAACGGCGGTGGGGATTCGTCGTCCGGCGTCGCTTCGAGGGCGTCGGTGGCGTCCGCGGCGATGCGTTTCAAGACGCCGTCTTCGACGTCGTACGTGACGGTGCCGTCGTCGGTCGCATCGGCTGTGAGACCTTCGAGGAAATCCTCGTAGGAGAACGACGGGTGGAACGTGACCGTCCGAACTTGAGGCTTAGTCGGCGGTGTCGACGTCCGTTCTCGTGTCCACCATTCGGCGAACTGCTTGGCTTCGTAGGTTTTGCTCGTTCCGGGCGGGCCGTAAAACACGACCTGTTTGTTCTGTTCTAGCTGGCGTTCGATTGTACCCGCATTCTCGGGTTTCACATACGGCCCACCGGGCGGTCCTATTGATCCCCCTTCTGGCGGTGACACACCGGCTTTCTGGAGCAGGTACTCTGCGGCATCGTCTGAAAGCCGGGACAGGTAGGCTTGTTTGAAATTATTGTGTGAATCCAGGACGTAGTACTCGTCGGTGCGGTACTGGTCCTCCCCGAGCGTTTGTTTGAGACCGGCATCGACTATAATCGGGTCGTCGAACCAGTGGATGTCAACGCCAATGCGCTGGAATTCTTCTCCTTGGAACGTGTAGGTCTCGTGTTCGCCGGTCGCTACGGAGTAGGCGACGAGCTCGTCCTCGTAGTGATGAAGAATGATGTCACCGGCTTCGACCGTTTCGAGATCGTGATGCCAGACGTTATCGACCTTGGCTTTGAGGTACTCGTCGATGAGCTCAGGCTCGTTCGACTGATTCACCCAGTACGGCGTGGGATTTGCGTCACTGAAGTCTTTCAGATCTAGAGTCGATGGGTCTCCAATACGGGTCCCATTGAGGACAGTGTCGTAGAGTTCAGTGGCAACGGCTGATCGTTCGTCCTCGATGCTTGATTCGTCGGCTTTGTCGATGACGTTGAACAGTTGATCGACTTCGAGGCGAATTGGGACTGTGAGACCGTGGTCCGCGTCGGCGGTGGCGTGTCCGACGACACGCTCGTACGTATCGAGGAAGGCTTCGAATGCTTCAACGCCGTCGGTGTAACTGGTGGGCGTGTCGTATCCGAAGAATGCGAGGCCGCTCTCAGTGGCGGCGTTAATGATGGGGTAGTCTTCGATGTGAAGGTGGCCGAAGAGCTCTTGAATCGTTGCCTTCGCTCCTAATTGGTCCTCCCAGTCACTATCGTACTGGCTGGCATCACGGACAGTCTCGATGAGTGCAGCGAGGTCGGCGATAGAGCCATCCCATTTCGACAGGATTTGTTCGGCTCTCCCCCGTTGACTGGCTGCGTGCATCCGGTCCCACATCGATTTGAACCCGTCTCTCGTGGGGTTCTCAATGAACTCGTCTGCGTGTTGGATGATTTGCTGTGTGCGGTCGTACTGCCCAAAGTCAAACTCTGCACCAGCCTGCTCAGTTTCTGCTACCTCCGTCCACTGCTCTAGAACGGCTCGCTGTCGTGCAGTGAGAGAAGATGTTTGACCGGTCTGGCTCATCAGTTACCGATACGTGGAATGTCTTGTTCTTGAAAATACCGCATCCAGGGCTCTATCTAGACGAGTGTCGTCTGCACGGCGCTCGTTATTGCGACGAGGGCATTCTGATCTCTGTGCCGTAGACATCTGCGACGGCCTCGGTGTAGATGTCGTCAAGGATGGTGATTAGCGCTGGATTCTCAGCGACGAGTTCGGAGAAGCCTCGTTGGAGTGCGGTGACGTACGCTGCGAAGAAGTCATCGTGCTCGTCGGGGGCGATATCGTATTCTGCTGCAATCATGTTGCGTTTGTTCCCGGTGACACTCGCAGCCTCCGGCAACGCAGTCTCGATATCATCAGCGCGTGTATCGAAGTGGTCAGCGACAGCATCATTGAATGACTGATCGTTGGCACCCATGTTCCGGAAGTACAGTGTGAGTGTGTTGTCTCGGAGTGCCTGTTCGCGGTCGTTTTCGAGTCGGTGGTGGAATCCGATTCTGGCATCGTTCCGGTTGTCGGGGCGCTCGTGGAGCACGTCTGTGAGGTCATCCGTGGACCGCCACCAGCCGTGCTTGAAGAGCATCCCCCAATCGGGGCTCGTTGACCGGAACCACCAATCCCCGACAGCGTCATTCGCACATTCGAACCGTACGTGATACTCGTTTTCTGAGCGGATTGACCCCTGGTTGGCAGTTTCGAGACGGTCGGAAAGGCGAGCGGGCCAGTTGTGGGAGAACGTCTCCCACTGGGTCTCGAACGTGGCCGTTACGTCAGCAATGGCGTCGTAGTGGTCGAGGTACAGTTCGATTTTCTCGTCAACGTTGTCGGTGGGGTCTGACATGCCGGTGATGGATCGAATATCGTCAGCGAAATCGTGGAGCTGTACGACCGTTCGTTGCGGGTATTGTGGTGCGTTCTCAGCGATGAACGTGGTCAGGACGGATTCGACGAAGGCTGTCCACGTCCAGTTACTGAATTCGGGGTCGTTCGCGTCCGGTCGGTCGGCTTGATGCAGGTAGAGATAGTACCCGCCAGACTCGTAGTCGTCCTTTGGCACACCGTCGATGTGCGTGACTTCCTGCCGGTAGAACTCCGTCTGCGTGTCCTCAGCGGCGAATTTGAGCTCGACCAGCAGGAACCACTCGTTGGGGACTTGCACTGCCAGATCGACGAATCCCGACGACACTGTCTCTCCGTCGGCCTGCTTTGTGAGCTGGACTTGCTCGTTGACGACGACGTCTGATAGATCGTGGATGTCCTCCTCGAATCCACAGGTTTCGGGGAGGCCAGTGAGGAATGCGCGGAGGAATTCCGCGTTCATCCGGTGGGGCTGCTTTGGGTCAAGGAGGTATGCGAAGAGCCGGTTGATGTATACCTCGGCCTTCTGCTGCGTTCCTAACGAGTACTCGATCACGTCCATCAGCGAACGCGGTGTCTCTGGAACCGCAGTGAGTCGCTCCCACTGGCGTGTGAGCGTCTGCAGTTCACGCCGCAAGTCCTCTATCTCGGACATTCCAGTATCTACCTGAACAACTCAGCGTGACGGCATAGACGCTTTGCCCATACTGCGAGCGGAGAACAGAGACACTGCCATCCTACAGGCTGGCAATTCAACCCCAGTAATTCACCCCCGTTAATGCATATGAGTTCGACACTTCCTCTGGTGAACATCCGGTGAATAGGTGTGTACCTCAAATTGTTTAAACTTGAGATAGATCAATTCGAGACAAGCCAAAAAGCCGGAATTTCTACTCCATGAGCTCTTCAAGCGCGTCCAGATGTTCGGTAGAAAAAATCCCCTCCGGGTCAGCTTGATGAAGGGGAGAATCCTGTGGCACATAGCTGTACACCAGGCCTGCGCAGGCACCAGCTAATGTACCCTGGCGAGTGGTCAATGGTACAGTAGCTCGACTCCCCAATTCATTGCCCGCTTCAGCACCTTTCATAATTGTTTCAGGGTTCGTCCGTTCGACGAGGTGTTTGTAGGAGGTGGGTGTGATTCGTTCTGCCAAATACCGAGAAATCCCCACACTGGCCCCAAGCCGTTCAGTATTGAACTCTGAAAGGTCGAATTGCTTCCCAAGAGCAACACCTGCTAGCCCTCGGTCTATTAATTCATCAGGGTCAATTGACAG encodes:
- a CDS encoding McrC family protein is translated as MSNITPLGGTGPPITDDAAVGTDPPTTPLSLGEHDHTEPFPVSDADAEFLDTMEERFGMTPITATFQRDGQVVLSSDAHVGVLTLPSGLRIEVTPKTTVTRLLWALQYAFDTPVDTLDEETEFTSASSFFDAIGTLFHAELQSVFAEGLHRDYVPTNTIETQVKGRINVQQQLQRPSPVTTDFAVNYDEHTTDNQLNQAVLAALQALLYLVSDDKLAARLRTQSQRLQQYTTTTSITPADIRNIQLSRLNEHYAALLKLATLVLERKFFEDVRAGTQRSLALFVNMNHVFERIVERAFRDATRNTTHRVEDQATIPNLIDGPHAVSMRPDVLIRNTDDEPLLVADAKWKTHSESPTAADIYQLTSYILTLDIPGILIYPGREETTATSTVGDQQLRSFEFPTDEPATTYDEYVHELQAAAQHCLDKV
- a CDS encoding McrB family protein, with the translated sequence MSQTGQTSSLTARQRAVLEQWTEVAETEQAGAEFDFGQYDRTQQIIQHADEFIENPTRDGFKSMWDRMHAASQRGRAEQILSKWDGSIADLAALIETVRDASQYDSDWEDQLGAKATIQELFGHLHIEDYPIINAATESGLAFFGYDTPTSYTDGVEAFEAFLDTYERVVGHATADADHGLTVPIRLEVDQLFNVIDKADESSIEDERSAVATELYDTVLNGTRIGDPSTLDLKDFSDANPTPYWVNQSNEPELIDEYLKAKVDNVWHHDLETVEAGDIILHHYEDELVAYSVATGEHETYTFQGEEFQRIGVDIHWFDDPIIVDAGLKQTLGEDQYRTDEYYVLDSHNNFKQAYLSRLSDDAAEYLLQKAGVSPPEGGSIGPPGGPYVKPENAGTIERQLEQNKQVVFYGPPGTSKTYEAKQFAEWWTRERTSTPPTKPQVRTVTFHPSFSYEDFLEGLTADATDDGTVTYDVEDGVLKRIAADATDALEATPDDESPPPFVLIIDEINRGNLAQIFGEVITLLEADKRTTYEVELAHSGESFTLPPNLYLIGTMNTADQSIALVDTALRRRFRFIDYPPDLDTVLATDASIDRDAAALVHDRASKISDRDRLLGASILAVEELNTRILDAPQLGKGKQLGHTYLMGHDSVPDIVDAWRYDILPQLEEYYFGQTERLRQELLDDTGSIWFDWDTERIQPFTATELYDVLCTLAGIDDPVPLAEDTHSPTDTTNEPAPSSQDGLNDSWANGERTPDTFRERIQHTLTEDNAAKFNTIMDAGEDVAQLDPGRGEQNAKLMVKSDRVNPNVGIVKLEQDGTIGFRWDWLTSNENAVVSPEFVADAATVFESIPEYTHDWNVEAESSESPELAVDDLSMDDAEALAAAIRKFVDRAAEHE
- a CDS encoding PD-(D/E)XK nuclease family protein, which gives rise to MDVIEYSLGTQQKAEVYINRLFAYLLDPKQPHRMNAEFLRAFLTGLPETCGFEEDIHDLSDVVVNEQVQLTKQADGETVSSGFVDLAVQVPNEWFLLVELKFAAEDTQTEFYRQEVTHIDGVPKDDYESGGYYLYLHQADRPDANDPEFSNWTWTAFVESVLTTFIAENAPQYPQRTVVQLHDFADDIRSITGMSDPTDNVDEKIELYLDHYDAIADVTATFETQWETFSHNWPARLSDRLETANQGSIRSENEYHVRFECANDAVGDWWFRSTSPDWGMLFKHGWWRSTDDLTDVLHERPDNRNDARIGFHHRLENDREQALRDNTLTLYFRNMGANDQSFNDAVADHFDTRADDIETALPEAASVTGNKRNMIAAEYDIAPDEHDDFFAAYVTALQRGFSELVAENPALITILDDIYTEAVADVYGTEIRMPSSQ